CTCGAGCGGATCGCCCGGACGTTCGCGAGGGAGTTTTCCCGGACGTTCCGGCGCAGGTCCGAGAAGGCGCGCGCCTCCTCCTCCACCGCGACGACCTCCCCGAAGCGGGACGCCAGCGGCAGCGCGAAGTTCCCCGCGCCGGCGTAGAGGTCCAGCAGGCGGGCCGAGGGCGAGCCCTGGACGAACTCGAGAATCCGCCGGATGAGCGTCCAGTTCATCCGCCAGTTCGCCTGGAAGAAGGCCCCGCCCGAGACGCCGTAGGCCAGCTCCCCCAGCTTGAGGGTGATCCGCTCCTTCCCCCACGTGCGGTCCTCGAACCGCGCCCCCGTGAGGAAGCCGCGGAGCCGGTCGGCGATCCTGCGGTCGAATCGCACGCCGGGGAACCAGGCGACGGCCGCCTCCCCGTCCGTCGCCACGTGGATGTCGGAGATCCCCGGGACGATCTCTCCCAGCCCCCGGAGCGCGGGGAGGCAGACGTTGATCCTTCCCAGCATGAGGGGGCACCGGGCGATCGGCACCAGCCGGCGGGAGCGCTCGGCGAAGAAGCCGACCGCATTCCCGTCCGTCTTGAACTGGCCGCGGTACCGGTAGCCGAATTGGGGGCCGGGAGGCGCCAGCGCCGGAACGACGTCGGCCCGGCCGATCCGCCGGAACGCCTCCTGGAGGACCCCCCGCTTCATCTCGAGCTGGTGCGGGTAGGTGGCGTGCTGGATCTGGCAGCCGCCGCAGTCCCCGAAATACCGGCACGGCGGATCGACGCGGAACGGGGAGGGAGACAGGACCTGGATCGTCTCGGCGAACGCGTAATCCTTCTTGCGCTGCCCGAGGCGCACCTCCACCTTCTCGCCGGGGAGCGCCCCGCGGATGAAAAGGACGCCGAAGTCCTCGGTCCGGGCGAGGGCATAACCGCCGTATACGGGGGAAAGGGTTGTGACGATCCTTCGCTGCATAAGATAAGATTACCATCATGGATCGAGCCGTCCTTCGAAACATCGGGGAGGCCGTCAAAACTTCGCGGGGCGCGCTCGCATGGCTCCATG
The genomic region above belongs to Thermodesulfobacteriota bacterium and contains:
- a CDS encoding class I SAM-dependent RNA methyltransferase codes for the protein MQRRIVTTLSPVYGGYALARTEDFGVLFIRGALPGEKVEVRLGQRKKDYAFAETIQVLSPSPFRVDPPCRYFGDCGGCQIQHATYPHQLEMKRGVLQEAFRRIGRADVVPALAPPGPQFGYRYRGQFKTDGNAVGFFAERSRRLVPIARCPLMLGRINVCLPALRGLGEIVPGISDIHVATDGEAAVAWFPGVRFDRRIADRLRGFLTGARFEDRTWGKERITLKLGELAYGVSGGAFFQANWRMNWTLIRRILEFVQGSPSARLLDLYAGAGNFALPLASRFGEVVAVEEEARAFSDLRRNVRENSLANVRAIRSSVEQYRPEGRFDVLVVDPPRSGLSATALSLARRIGADAVCYISCNPATLARDVAALSDRYALGLLQLFDFFPNTHHVEALAVLLLR